A part of Papilio machaon chromosome 21, ilPapMach1.1, whole genome shotgun sequence genomic DNA contains:
- the LOC106714560 gene encoding uncharacterized protein LOC106714560 isoform X1 — translation MRKNIAYFPIYRKLLLLFLCGRTLTAPQQGIETIADVKPTIFDYPAEVYNLPAHYPDGDSLINVGRPYSSLYDMTTENIDLETTDYNEELTDGYDKITESIPRDYESKENTAEIYSNIGLFANNYLPGQRRLEIKKEGNVADVTYSEISNKTDFKTINSTKEKSSKIEGINTEVKPTAVDKKLSDKSKTDEVATNFSDSKNILNNNQNFGSTVNIKNIANIVEDVPNYETSKPSYFSNGRKSYLNENFIKKGRRKFRTNCRCEKIWNCPKLQITVPRCPDEYFMCCF, via the exons ATGCGTAAAAATATTGCATACTTCCCGATTTATAG aaaactattattattgttcCTGTGCGGACGAACGTTAACCGCGCCTCAGCAGGGCATTGAGACAATCGCTGACGTAAAGCCGACTATCTTCGACTACCCCGCAGAGGTATACAACCTACCCGCACACTATCCCGACGGCGACTCCCTCATCAATGTCGGTAGACCGTACAGCTCCCTCTATGATATGACAACTGAAAACATCGATCTAGAGACCACAGACTATAACGAAGAATTGACAGATGGTTATGACAAAATTACAGAATCTATACCACGTGATTATGAAAGCAAAGAAAATACAGCCGAAATATATTCCAATATTGGCTTATTcgctaataattatttaccagGACAAAGGAGACTTGAAATTAAGAAAGAAGGCAATGTTGCCGACGTGACATATTCTGAAATAAGTAATAAGACTGATTTTAAGACGATTAATTCTACCAAagaaaaatctagtaaaataGAAGGGATAAATACAGAAGTTAAACCTACAGCTGTTGATAAAAAGTTATCTGACAAAAGCAAAACTGACGAAGTCGCAACAAATTTTAGCGacagcaaaaatattttgaacaacAATCAAAATTTCGGAAGCAcagtgaatattaaaaatatagcaaatATAGTAGAAGATGTACCAAATTATGAAACTAGCAAACCTAGCTACTTCAGTAATGGccgtaaaagttatttaaatgaaaattttattaaaaaaggacGAAGAAAGTTCAGAACGAATTGTCGATGTGAAAAAATATGGAATTGTCCTAAACTGCAAATAACAGTGCCCAGATGTCCCGACGAGTATTTTATGTgttgtttctaa
- the LOC106714560 gene encoding uncharacterized protein LOC106714560 isoform X2, with product MYRKLLLLFLCGRTLTAPQQGIETIADVKPTIFDYPAEVYNLPAHYPDGDSLINVGRPYSSLYDMTTENIDLETTDYNEELTDGYDKITESIPRDYESKENTAEIYSNIGLFANNYLPGQRRLEIKKEGNVADVTYSEISNKTDFKTINSTKEKSSKIEGINTEVKPTAVDKKLSDKSKTDEVATNFSDSKNILNNNQNFGSTVNIKNIANIVEDVPNYETSKPSYFSNGRKSYLNENFIKKGRRKFRTNCRCEKIWNCPKLQITVPRCPDEYFMCCF from the exons ATGTACCG aaaactattattattgttcCTGTGCGGACGAACGTTAACCGCGCCTCAGCAGGGCATTGAGACAATCGCTGACGTAAAGCCGACTATCTTCGACTACCCCGCAGAGGTATACAACCTACCCGCACACTATCCCGACGGCGACTCCCTCATCAATGTCGGTAGACCGTACAGCTCCCTCTATGATATGACAACTGAAAACATCGATCTAGAGACCACAGACTATAACGAAGAATTGACAGATGGTTATGACAAAATTACAGAATCTATACCACGTGATTATGAAAGCAAAGAAAATACAGCCGAAATATATTCCAATATTGGCTTATTcgctaataattatttaccagGACAAAGGAGACTTGAAATTAAGAAAGAAGGCAATGTTGCCGACGTGACATATTCTGAAATAAGTAATAAGACTGATTTTAAGACGATTAATTCTACCAAagaaaaatctagtaaaataGAAGGGATAAATACAGAAGTTAAACCTACAGCTGTTGATAAAAAGTTATCTGACAAAAGCAAAACTGACGAAGTCGCAACAAATTTTAGCGacagcaaaaatattttgaacaacAATCAAAATTTCGGAAGCAcagtgaatattaaaaatatagcaaatATAGTAGAAGATGTACCAAATTATGAAACTAGCAAACCTAGCTACTTCAGTAATGGccgtaaaagttatttaaatgaaaattttattaaaaaaggacGAAGAAAGTTCAGAACGAATTGTCGATGTGAAAAAATATGGAATTGTCCTAAACTGCAAATAACAGTGCCCAGATGTCCCGACGAGTATTTTATGTgttgtttctaa
- the LOC106714545 gene encoding TBC1 domain family member 22B, which produces MESYQAEYDKNSVLSDTFWRTPQRAIPGRPLQRVEKNEVMSGSSYQQFQASVNDAWDLGDDDIISGIAEAKISKAISETAALNVINSHRNSTKNVNKSDVKVESENIKPKEEALAVRKNEIRRTGSAVGSSTGLIRHYPGRPRPVRLSALASREESSESKLERFQQILESPVLDLDELKQLSWSGIPIKTRAVTWRLLAGYLPANAERRAETLERKRADYKHLVRQYYDAEREEDTYRQIHIDIPRMSPLVALFQQITVQVMFERILYIWAIRHPASGYVQGINDLVTPFFMVFLQEAAPGKELDNFPLDQLTQEQRDIIEADSFWCLSKFLDSIQDNYIFAQLGIQYKVNQLKELIRRIDQQLHEHLQTHGVDYLQFSFRWMNNLLTREIPLPCTIRLWDTYLAESDGFATFQLYVCAAFLLHWREKLMLEKDFQGLMILLQNVPTQNWTDSNISLLVAEAYRLKFAFADAPNHLHNAAKSDR; this is translated from the exons atggaaAGTTACCAAGCCGAATATGACAAGAACAGTGTTTTGTCTGATACATTTTGGAGGACACCACAACGTGCAATCCCTGGAAGACCTTTACAAAGGGTGGAGAAGAACGAGGTTATGTCTGGGTCATCGTATCAACAATTCCAGGCATCTGTGAACGATGCCTGGGACCTCGGAGACGACGACATCATATCTGGTATCGCGGAGGCGAAGATATCGAAAGCCATATCGGAAACTGCagctttaaatgtaataaattcgCATAGGAATAGTacgaaaaatgtaaacaaaagtgACGTCAAAGTAGAgagtgaaaatattaaacctaAAGAGGAGGCGTTGGCCGTTCGGAAAAATGAAATCAGAAGAACTGGTAGTGCCGTGGGGAGTAGCACAGGACTTATCAGACATTACCCCGGGCGTCCTCGCCCAGTCAGACTCTCCGCGCTAGCGTCACGCGAAGAAAGCAGTGAATCAAAACTAGAAAGGTTTCAACAAATCCTCGAAAGTCCTGTCTTGGATTTGGATGAGTTGAAACAGTTGAGTTGGTCTGGAATACCTATAAAA ACAAGAGCGGTAACATGGCGCCTCCTAGCTGGTTACCTGCCTGCGAATGCGGAGCGTAGAGCGGAGACACTAGAAAGAAAGCGTGCAGACTATAAGCACCTTGTGAGACAGTACTATGATGCGGAACGTGAAGAGGATACATACAGACAGATACATATTGATATACCTCGTATGAGCCCGCTTGTTGCATTGTTCCAGCAGATTACAGTTCAG GTGATGTTCGAGCGCATCCTGTACATATGGGCTATTAGACATCCCGCGTCTGGCTACGTGCAGGGTATAAACGACCTGGTGACACCATTTTTCATGGTTTTCCTGCAAGAGGCTGCGCCGGGCAAGGAGCTGGACAACTTTCCTCTGGACCAACTGACGCAGGAGCAACGGGATATAATAGAAGCGGACTCATTCTGGTGTCTGTCCAAGTTCCTTGATAGTATACAggataattatatatttgcaCAACTCGGCATACAGTACAAA GTAAATCAACTGAAAGAGTTGATACGTCGCATCGACCAACAATTACACGAGCATCTGCAGACGCATGGAGTAGACTATCTGCAGTTCTCGTTCCGATGGATGAATAACCTGCTCACGAGAGAGATACCCTTACCCTGTACTATACGACTTTGGGACACATATCTCGCGGAATCGGACGGGTTCGCGACCTTCCAACTTTACGTGTGCGCCGCCTTTCTACTGCATTGGCGGGAAAAACTCATGCTGGAAAAAGACTTTCAAGGCCTTATGATATTACTACAAAATGTACCCACACAAAATTGGACAGATTCTAACATAAGTCTGCTCGTAGCTGAAGCTTACAGGTTAAAATTCGCATTCGCAGACGCGCCAAACCATCTGCACAATGCCGCCAAATCTGACAGATGA
- the LOC106714505 gene encoding uncharacterized protein LOC106714505 — protein sequence MASPNPDNDAASIFVQKDDNKERNLKSPERGDTSSRTNSTVKPSKPAEIITVKDFFDFMKTAYQVYEHLEGNEGEAKINWEALTKLTVINHVIEPQERELLRNTAHTEQKPITSKSDTALEKKTNEIVRLEKRFSYNDIESKKRSIHGEIKVEMLGAWTEANLNCKLNDVINEGILDSILPYLVGYKKPSKTTSVYTPIIKKSNNESDVKKPASFGGFVHEKESKDRLGRRKSSIIAIQEKLNQRHEGDVEIHVCDEVKGLKKDFKCPQKLLVSKMGYFADVTAGQKLEDMDISVHCDIQIFDWLMRWVKRDTILVADWPLLDPHNVVPILVSASFLQMEPLLHDCLIYCHAHMNDIVKTSTNLACLSDVLLTRLAAMYTNAELEAVRDRRDKIQSRLYCKLILSLAEPVPETLRGHYATLATLFKCTKCNKLLGRNVAEQVPCQPSSMRIDRRGNVVSAHAKDLSWSLNEYITWLYGELRSWRRVYWRLWADCHFLRCQLCDTYFPVYQMEWCSYHEQSAALVAGDAAAGRYPCCGQRAYRFETLPRNTGCQFREHVPEERNAGEADVVALYARFRDLIAMRPPHLVYPERLTRFVAREPNEENSGRLQCREVFWWEGIQLVPPRQPLGLLGKLYTSNTKFNPSIRPGSPTVAKTQSPPQSIGGTSRASTVSSCLSDQRELKAKLISESGPKIKVSKKKPNQNPILDIGCLRWNLTFFVVYGILHLRNYRVDVHVDAKQGTSGCGDVSGCVRGASVRDSSAGSEQSASSDSDSANSDEDRPPRRPPPVTPARTKKGRVVGRQWLSSVSARSNQDGQRRYEERAAAQMRTALARRHAQLVRPKPTPGGVYARLEAEWREKFAPRPRVAVSARPRPPVTKYK from the exons ATGGCTAGTCCAAATCCAGATAACGATGCAGCTTCCATATTTGTTCAAAAAGATGACAACAAGgaaaggaatttaaaaagtcCAGAAAGAGGTGATACATCGTCACGAACAAACTCTACTGTCAAACCAAGCAAACCAGCGGAAATAATTACGGTTAAAGACTTCTTCGATTTTATGAAAACGGCCTATCAAGTCTATGAGCATTTAGAAGGCAATGAAGGCGAGGCAAAAATAAACTGGGAGGCACTTACTAAATTGACCGTCATAAATCATGTTATAGAACCGCAGGAGAGAGAACTGTTAAGGAACACGGCACATACAGAGCAAAAGCCAATAACTAGTAAAAGCGATACAGCTttagaaaagaaaactaaCGAAATAGTGCGATTAGAAAAACGGTTTAGTTACAATGATATCGAAA GCAAAAAACGTTCTATTCATGGGGAAATCAAAGTAGAGATGCTTGGGGCCTGGACTGAGgccaatttaaattgtaaattaaacgaT GTAATCAACGAAGGAATTTTAGACTCCATTTTACCCTACTTAGTTGGATATAAAAAACCGTCAAAAACTACAAGCGTTTATACgcctattattaaaaaatccaaCAATGAATCGGATGTAAAAAAACCTGCTAGTTTTGGAG gCTTCGTGCATGAAAAAGAGTCTAAAGATCGATTAGGAAGACGTAAATCTTCTATAATCGCAATTCAAGAAAAACTGAATCAAAGGCATga GGGGGACGTTGAAATTCACGTTTGCGACGAAGTAAAAGGTTTGAAGAAAGATTTTAAGTGTCCTCAGAAATTACTCGTGTCCAAAATGGGTTATTTCGCTGACGTTACTGCTGGCCAGAAGCTGGAGGATATGGATATATCAGTACATTGTGATATACAG ATCTTCGATTGGCTTATGAGATGGGTGAAAAGAGATACCATTCTCGTCGCCGATTGGCCACTCTTGGACCCTCATAATGTTGTACCCATACTCGTGTCGGCATCATTTCTTCAG ATGGAGCCACTTCTGCACGATTGCTTGATATACTGCCACGCGCACATGAACGACATCGTTAAAACGTCCACCAATCTTGCTTGTTTGAGCGACGTTCTTCTAACCAG GCTGGCAGCAATGTACACGAACGCAGAGCTGGAAGCTGTGCGCGACCGACGCGACAAGATCCAGTCGAGACTGTACTGCAAACTGATACTCTCACTGGCCGAGCCAGTGCCGGAGACCCTTCGCGGACACTACGCCACCCTCGCCACACTGTTCAAATGCACAAA ATGCAACAAGCTGCTAGGACGTAACGTGGCGGAGCAAGTCCCCTGCCAGCCATCCAGTATGAGGATTGATCGCCGCGGTAACGTTGTTTCCGCGCACGCCAA AGATCTTTCTTGGAGCCTGAACGAGTACATAACGTGGCTGTACGGCGAACTGCGGTCGTGGCGTCGCGTCTACTGGCGCTTGTGGGCTGATTGTCATTTCCTACGATGTCAGCTGTGCGACACTTACTTCCCCGTCTATCAG ATGGAGTGGTGCTCGTATCATGAACAGAGCGCTGCGCTGGTGGCGGGCGACGCGGCGGCCGGCCGCTACCCCTGCTGCGGGCAGCGTGCCTACCGCTTTGAAACTCTACCCCGTAACACT GGTTGCCAGTTCCGCGAGCACGTGCCGGAGGAGCGCAATGCGGGCGAGGCGGATGTGGTTGCGCTGTACGCGCGCTTCCGCGACCTCATCGCCATGCGGCCGCCGCACCTCGTCTACCCCGAGCGACTCACCAGATTCGTAGCCAGAG AGCCAAATGAAGAGAACAGCGGTCGTTTGCAATGTAGGGAAGTGTTCTGGTGGGAGGGAATTCAGCTGGTGCCACCTCGACAGCCTCTGGGGCTGCTGGGAAAGCTCTACACAAGCAACACTAAGTTTAACC CGAGCATTCGTCCCGGCTCTCCGACTGTCGCCAAGACACAGTCGCCGCCTCAAAGCATCGGCGGAACCAGCAGAGCCAGCACTGTATCGTCTTGCCTCTCTGACCAGCGTGAGCTTAAGGCAAAGCTAATATCCGAATCCGGCCCCAAGATCAAGGTAAGTAAGAAGAAACCGAACCAGAACCCGATTTTGGACATCGGATGTTTGCGGTGGAATTTGAcgttttttgttgtttatggTATCCTACATTTGAGAAATTACCG TGTTGACGTGCATGTTGATGCGAAGCAAGGCACGTCCGGGTGCGGCGACGTGTCGGGCTGCGTGAGGGGGGCTAGCGTGCGCGACAGCTCGGCGGGTAGCGAACAGAGCGCCAGCTCAGACAGCGACAGCGCCAACAGCGATGAGGatcgcccgccgcgccgcccgccacCTGTCACGCCTGCAAGGACTAA GAAGGGGCGCGTGGTGGGTCGTCAGTGGCTATCGTCCGTGTCAGCGCGCAGCAATCAAGACGGGCAGCGACGATACGAGGAACGCGCCGCCGCTCAGATGCGCACCGCGCTCGCCCGCCGCCACGCGCAGCTCGTGCGGCCTAAGCCCACGCCAG GCGGTGTGTACGCGCGTCTGGAGGCAGAGTGGCGGGAAAAGTTCGCGCCACGACCGCGCGTTGCCGTCTCGGCACGGCCGCGCCCACCagtcacaaaatataaatga
- the LOC106714544 gene encoding 60S ribosomal protein L6, whose protein sequence is MAPPKPKEVAKAPAAPAGGVAKKPKFGVPRNYDLGNGVVRFSKTKMFHKKAKYKFIGKKNPKAEKPKKPTVVVKQIGGEKNGGTRTVLLRRRKSFYPTQDKITTRSHHKTFSKHVRRTRPNLTVGTVCILLAGRHAGKRVVLVGVLPSGLLLITGPFAFNSCPLRRIPQRYVIGTSTKVDLGDFKLPKHLNDDYFKKNKKSTKRSVKRKEGEDIFASKKEKYVPSEQRKADQKSVDEAVIKAIGLRADKKLLRGYLRSAFGLRSSQYPHRMCF, encoded by the exons ATGGCTCCACCGAAGCCCAAGGAGGTGGCCAAGGCGCCTGCAGCGCCTGCTGGCGGAGTCGCGAAGAAGCCTAAATTTGGCGTACCGAGGAATTATGATTTGGGCAATGGAGTTGTCCGTTTCTCCAAGACTAAAATGTTCCACAAGAAG GCCAAGTACAAGTTCATTGGTAAGAAAAACCCAAAGGCTGAAAAGCCCAAGAAACCCACAGTGGTGGTTAAGCAAATCGGCGGTGAGAAGAATGGTGGGACTCGTACAGTGCTTCTGCGCCGCAGGAAATCTTTCTACCCCACTCAGGACAA GATCACTACTCGCTCCCACCACAAGACTTTCAGCAAACATGTACGCCGGACCAGGCCGAACCTGACGGTCGGTACGGTGTGCATCTTGCTGGCTGGTCGGCACGCGGGCAAGCGCGTCGTACTCGTTGGTGTGCTGCCCAGCGGCCTGCTGCTTATTACTGGACCTTTTGCT TTCAACTCGTGCCCGCTGCGCCGCATCCCTCAGCGCTATGTGATCGGCACCTCAACGAAGGTGGATCTGGGCGACTTCAAGCTGCCCAAGCACCTCAATGACGATTACTTCAAGAAGAACAAGAAGAGCACCAAGCGCAGCGTTAAGCGCAAGGAGGGCGAGGATATATTCGCTAGCAAAAAGGAG AAATACGTTCCATCAGAGCAGAGGAAGGCCGACCAGAAGTCGGTTGACGAAGCAGTCATCAAGGCAATCGGTTTACGCGCTGACAAGAAGCTGCTGCGTGGGTATCTGAGGTCCGCGTTCGGTCTGCGCTCCAGTCAGTACCCGCACAGGATGTGCTTCTAG